The Musa acuminata AAA Group cultivar baxijiao chromosome BXJ3-6, Cavendish_Baxijiao_AAA, whole genome shotgun sequence region AGAACTACCTGAAAGGTCATATGGAGCTGATTGCCGTATTTATGTCCCTGAGAATCCCAAAAGCAGGTTTATCAACGTTTATGTATGATTTCTTCACTCCAACCTAATTTTCTTTTCCATTCTATATTTCTCTATGTTTTCAAGAAAAAACATGCTTTTATGTTTTGCAATTACTAAACTGTCTTAGGTTATTCCAGGAGACATTATTTGATGAGTTTGTACTTGCTCATATTTTTGGATGGTGGGGGAAGGCAATAATGATACGTAACCAACCTCTTTTGTGGGTATTGTCGATTGGTTTCGAATTGATGGAGGTCGGTTTTCACACTCGGCAGGGGATTACTAATATATATTATGGCTTTCTTCTTTAAATTCAGCATTTTAAAGCTCATCATCTAACAATTACAGCTTACTTTTCGTCATATGTTGCCGAATTTCAACGAGTGTTGGTGGGACAGTATTATTTTGGACATCTTAATCTGCAATTGGTTTGGTGAGACATCATTTACTCTTTATCTTGTTGCTAGATGCAAATGATGCTTTTCAAGTTCAAAATTTCCCACTTTGGAGTTCTTGATTTTGAATTAATCCAGATACTTGGAATATTAGACCTTTTTTTTTCAAGTGGCATAAGGTTTTATGCAATATTTATTATAATGGTTACATCTCGTACTCTTATTATGTCAAGTGTGACTTGGTCTTCCCTCTGGTTCATGACAAACTAAGGTGTGGTTACAGTCTCTGATTGATGCAACACAAGTTTTCTTATTATTAGGCTGTTCTGATTATTAATTCCATGATAGTCGTGCTATACAAGTGGTCAGTATTGCTTCATAACCACTACTGGACTTCAGCCTTGTGATTTCTCTGCATCAATTATTTAAATGTCTTTGTTGATTGGAATTTAGGACATATTAGTTAGTCTTTTTGTAGTTTCTATCTGGCTGAGGGCAATATTCAAAAGTAGAAGGTTGCTTAGTATAGCGATGACTTGTGTTCTATTTCGTAATATTGTTAGGTTAAAGGGAGGAGAAAAACTTGGTTTTAACTTCAGTATATATAATCAGGTTTAAATTCAGTGAATGACTTTGCTGGCCTTTTTCTTTCCATTGCAACCATACTGCAATAGTTGATGAACCCATGTCTTTAAAATTACTGTTTATAGTCCTTGGTAATACATGGTTCTTTGGCTTATCTCACTCTGTAACCTTCGAATTTTAGAGTGCTAGAAGGATTTTCTGAAAAGATTTGCTGAGACCTACTATATAAGAGAAGATGTCAGCCATTCTGGAGTAATGAATCACTCTTCTATTTCTCTTTCCTTAGAAACTCAGTAGAATTCTTCGATGATGGGACTTTGTATGAATATGATTATTAATGAAAGTGTTCTATTTTTTTGTTGCTATAAGTCTATAACATACACATGGAACTTGATGTGTTAATATTTTTGTGTTCTTTTGTATTTCCAGTTTCTGTTTCTTTCTCATTACTGTATTCTCTTTTTTTCATTGCTTTTTTCTGCTCAGTTCCAGATAACTGtaggtcgccaagaatttctctcCATTCCTATGGGCTTACCAATAACTACAGAATTGAATCCGCTGTTTCAAGTTTCTTGGCATCTCTTTGTTTTTCTTGTAACTTAAGGTTATTTTTCCCCTACGAGAACTACTCCTCCGGAAGCCATTTCTTTTAATTTCTAACTTTTCCtaatcttgatttctcagaactaaaaaactattatgataatACCTAATTGACCAATATTAAACATCTAGTACTATGAGCCCGAGAATCATCCAGAATATTATCATAAAGCGCTCTGTATTTCCTTCAAGCTTCTGTACTTTTAGTGTAGGCAAAAGTTTGATACTAGTTTGCCATGAGAATATATATTACAAGAAGAATCTCATTTTAAGCTGTCTTCCTTTAGCCAGCCATAAGCTGAGTAAATTTTGAGTGAATGTGTGTGTATCAGCTAATAAGATGATCTTGTTGAGAAATTGGATTTATATAGTCTCCCttctcatttctcttgggtttaggTTGATTTATCTGGATTTAATTAGGATCAAACTTGATGCTTTCTGTTTGAGAAAATTTCATGTATTTTGATGTTTGTGTTCATTTAAGATCTTGCACCTTTTTGCTTTCATTAAGCTTCTAGTAATTGATTGTAAATACTATTTATTTTCTGTTTAAAAGTAAAAGTAGCAGCATATAGTAGGTATGCTACTGAAGAGATATTCCTCCTCCTTTCCACCAAGGTATGTATTTAGTTTGGTAAAGAACAGGTGGAAATGGATGCTGTTTATTTAGAGACAACTTGTCGAATTACCAGAACCTTTAATCAATTTGTGGAtcaagatttatttttttaatcatcaaGACTTGATTATTCAATCATAACATTCTTAAGTGAGATCCTGAAATTTTGTTTCTCTTGCTGTTTTATCACATgaaaattttcttgttgttacttGTCAAATCAAATCAATTGGGCAAAAGAAAGCAAAGTCAAAAAAATATCTCTATCATTCTGATGATGTTTTGGTTTATAATTCAGGTATCTGGGCAGGAATGCATACTGTTAGGTACTTTGATGGGAAAACATACGAATGGGTTGGCATAAGCCGCCAGCCAAATATCATTGGTAAGGTATGTTCCATGACAAGCTGTTGTGGATATTTGAGTTTGCCACTAAAATTATGAGAGAAGTTGGGCTTGAATCCTTTGTATGTTCTTGGGAATATGATTTAGAATCTGTCAATATGATAAGATGAGAATCTAATAGTTTCATTATTTTCTATGACATTAATTAAGATGAGAATTTTTTTCAGACATCAAATTGAATGAACGGGTTTGCAACAATTACTGCATGATTATTGAATCCTTAAGTTTCATCTCTGGTGGAATTCTAACTTATGCAATTTCTATTATCACAAGTCTAAAGTATTCATGTCTTTTAATCCGTCTTAGTTGCTCTGTGACTTTTGCTTTGTCATTTCAGAAGATGATTTTAATTTTGGATTTGCCTacacttttatttgtttttcaagGTCAAAAGAACGTTGAGCCAGTTCACACCCGCACAATGGGACAAAGACGAATGGCATCCTTTGCTTGGACCATGGAGGTTCATTCAAGTGCTGTGCCTTTGTGTTGTTTTTATGACTGTGGAGCTGAACACTTTTTTTCTCAAGTTTTGTCTTTGGATTCCACCTAGAAACCCCTTGATTGTTTATAGGTTGGTTCTGTGGTGGCTAATTGCTATACCAACCATCCGTGAGTACAATACCTACTTGCAAGACAGGTATACTTCTACcagaaaaaaaagagatttttctTCAGTGAACTTGCATAATTTCCTAATCATATCATGTATCTCAAGTTCTTAGTTCATTGATGCACAAAGAGCTATCTAGTTCTTGATGCTGTCTCAGTTTTAAAAACACAATGATTGCAAGCTTTTCTGTGTCACTAGAAGGAAGACTAACATGATCAATGGTTTCAGAAAGCCTGCGAAGAAGGTTGGTGCATTTTGTTGGCTTTCACTAGCAATATGCATCGTGGAGCTTTTAATCTGTGTCAAATTTGGCCATGGTGGGTTCCATATCTTTTTATACGCATGTTTTATGTTTCTTCTTTGCCTCATTTCTTCTAGCATTCCGGAAGCAATCTGACTAGTTTTTCCTCAAACCAGGTCTCTTTCCCAATCCAATGCCTCCATGGTTGATAACTTTCTGGACGACCGTGGGTACAACCCTCATGATTTTTCTACTTGTTTGGTCTTGGCAGATTCATCAATCGGTGACGAAAAAGATGGTATGATCACATATTAGATTCTCTGCTACCGGTTTATTTTGCATCTGTACATATGCCTCACAATTGTAAATGGCGTAATTGTTGCCTAGTCTGGAAACCAGTCGGGCACGTAGAGGATGTCTTTTTTCATTTTCCTTGTTTTTGGTTCCGATTCCTCCGTTAACGTTATGTCTGCTTTTCTTGACCATGACCTTTTATGTATCCAATTGAACTATGAGATGAGTTCATACCCACAGAATGAAATGGAGTCATCATTTTATGACATCTCAACCATTGATCATTTTGTTTATAACCTTTAGTTGTTACTTGTTTTCCAATATCATAAGCAACTTCCTCATGCTTATATCATCAGTAGCCATCACAGCTTGGACTTGGACTTGTTAACTTGCTGATTcaagt contains the following coding sequences:
- the LOC135582691 gene encoding CDP-diacylglycerol--serine O-phosphatidyltransferase 1-like isoform X2, whose protein sequence is MEANGVGKTARRCHISREDSDVKSVGDFGELDPWTAWAYKPRTISLLLIGTCVLVWASGALDPESSASNDIVTSVKRGVWAMIAVFLAYFLMQAPSTVLIRPHPAIWRLVHGMTVVYLVALTFLLFQNRDDARQFMKYLHPDLGVELPERSYGADCRIYVPENPKSRFINVYETLFDEFVLAHIFGWWGKAIMIRNQPLLWVLSIGFELMELTFRHMLPNFNECWWDSIILDILICNWFGIWAGMHTVRYFDGKTYEWVGISRQPNIIGKVKRTLSQFTPAQWDKDEWHPLLGPWRFIQVLCLCVVFMTVELNTFFLKFCLWIPPRNPLIVYRLVLWWLIAIPTIREYNTYLQDRKPAKKVGAFCWLSLAICIVELLICVKFGHGLFPNPMPPWLITFWTTVGTTLMIFLLVWSWQIHQSVTKKMV
- the LOC135582691 gene encoding CDP-diacylglycerol--serine O-phosphatidyltransferase 1-like isoform X1, with the translated sequence MFFCDRVALAKKKEEQIEGRNSTITLRGFGTAWPVLMEANGVGKTARRCHISREDSDVKSVGDFGELDPWTAWAYKPRTISLLLIGTCVLVWASGALDPESSASNDIVTSVKRGVWAMIAVFLAYFLMQAPSTVLIRPHPAIWRLVHGMTVVYLVALTFLLFQNRDDARQFMKYLHPDLGVELPERSYGADCRIYVPENPKSRFINVYETLFDEFVLAHIFGWWGKAIMIRNQPLLWVLSIGFELMELTFRHMLPNFNECWWDSIILDILICNWFGIWAGMHTVRYFDGKTYEWVGISRQPNIIGKVKRTLSQFTPAQWDKDEWHPLLGPWRFIQVLCLCVVFMTVELNTFFLKFCLWIPPRNPLIVYRLVLWWLIAIPTIREYNTYLQDRKPAKKVGAFCWLSLAICIVELLICVKFGHGLFPNPMPPWLITFWTTVGTTLMIFLLVWSWQIHQSVTKKMV
- the LOC135582691 gene encoding CDP-diacylglycerol--serine O-phosphatidyltransferase 1-like isoform X3, which translates into the protein MFFCDRVALAKKKEEQIEGRNSTITLRGFGTAWPVLMEANGVGKTARRCHISREDSDVKSVGDFGELDPWTAWAYKPRTISLLLIGTCVLVWASGALDPESSASNDIVTSVKRGVWAMIAVFLAYFLMQAPSTVLIRPHPAIWRLVHGMTVVYLVALTFLLFQNRDDARQFMKYLHPDLGVELPERSYGADCRIYVPENPKSRFINVYETLFDEFVLAHIFGWWGKAIMIRNQPLLWVLSIGFELMELTFRHMLPNFNECWWDSIILDILICNWFGIWAGMHTVRYFDGKTYEWVGISRQPNIIGKVKRTLSQFTPAQWDKDEWHPLLGPWRLVLWWLIAIPTIREYNTYLQDRKPAKKVGAFCWLSLAICIVELLICVKFGHGLFPNPMPPWLITFWTTVGTTLMIFLLVWSWQIHQSVTKKMV